In Klebsiella aerogenes, the DNA window GCAGCGAATTGCTGCAAACGGCAGCAAAAATAATTGAAAAGAGCAAAACAGATAACCAGCGAGGATACAATGACAACCGAGACAGTAGAAACTAATCAGCCAGACGAACAGGACGGCACTTTTGATCGCAATTACACCGAGGTTAAGCGCCTGAAAGTCTTGATTGCCGACGATGGAACCAAAATCCCGTTCAGCGCGAACATGAAAGTAGTCTATGCATACCTCTACACCTTCCAGACGAACAAAGACCGCAGAAACTACCCTGAGCCAATCCATCCCAATATGGAAATAATCGCGTGGGAAAATGGCATTACTAAACCCACGGCGCAAAAGGCTGTGGATGATTTGATGCGGGCGGGGGTGTTGATTAAGGACCAAATTCAGGTTGGGAGCGGGTTTAAGTCCAACAATTACGTTGTGTTGAAACCCTCGAAAGTGGTTGCGCGTGGCATCACTCCACCTCATCCAAATGCTTCTAAATATTCAACTGTCGAGGAGAGCGGTAAGAATGAACAAAAACGTGATGTCGTGGAATTTGCCGCGCCTGCTGCTGGAAAACCAGACGGCGTACCTGTTGTGGATATTCCTGTCGATGCTGATGTACCTGCCAATGATGATGCGATGAACCTGGATGAAATGTTTAATGAGATCCCATACTAATAATACGGAGGACAATTGTGTACGCAAGCAACTGGTGATAGCCAGACTACCAACAGCCGCCAGGCTGACCAAGAAGAACAACTTCCCGATCTAACTCGACTTTTCAAAAATCGCGCACGAGATAGCGACGTAATAAAAAAATGCAAAACCATGCTCATCGCCGGGTATAGCCCCCAGAAAACAGCACTTTTGCTGCGCCTGCCGATAGAGAAAGTTATTGATTTATATGATAATTCCTACAATCCGAAATGCAGGCGATTTGCCAACCGCAATTCCTACCAGGATTCAAAACTAGCACTGACTATGTTTCAACAGGGCGAGTCCCTCGCAGATATCTGTGCTGCGCTGGGTGGCCTACACCTGTACACGGTGGTGATGTCTCTCCGGCAAAATGGCCTTGCTGAATCCGCTATTGAGCAGCGATTACCCCCTGAGGGCGACCCCTTGCTAATCGAATACCAACGCGTCTGCAAAAGAAAGTCTACCAGCAGATATAAGGCTATCCAAATCAATCCGGTCCAACGAGTCATCGTGGCGCAGGCAACTACTGCCCGATAGCACGGCTTGATTGCACAGTTTTGAACCTATTTGAAATTTTACCCTACCTGCCGTTATCGGTAGCTGTTTTCCTATGGCTACGTGACGGCCTGAACCTCTACAGGAATAAAAACAAACATGAGAACTACTTTAGAAGACCTTCGCGCCAGCCTCCTGGAGGCGATGAGCACAGCAGCCGATCCCGTAGAATTAAACAAAAGTGCTGAAGACGTGCTAGCTGACGCTGTCCAGGAATACCTGTCAGCACCGAGTGTCGCCACTAGTGAACCAGCTCCGGGGCGTGGCAGACCAGGGATCGCAATCACTCACAAATTACAGGGTTATAGTGCAAACAACCGCCCGGTGTCACTCCTAATGAAATCAGGCATTAGCATTCAAATTAATAAAGCCGCTCTTGATAATGCCGCTCCTGAGATTCTCGCCGCACTCAAGCGTCTGGGCTATGAAGTTAATCAGGAGGTGTAATGTCTAACGGCAACATTATTGTAACTAAAACCGTAAATCAGGTGGAGTGGCTGGTTGATGAGTCAAGTTACAAACGGGCGCTCAAGCGGATTAAATCCCTAAAGAGCGCTCACGAGAAGCCTGCTAAAGCGCTGGAGGCTGCACAGAAACGTGCCTCGCAGAGTGAAGGCAAAGCAGCATTAGCCGCAGCGAAAGCCCAGACAGCGAAGCTACGCCAGGCCAAACAGATCAGCGCTGAACAGCAGAAACAAGCACAACTTTCAGCCAAGGTTGCCCAACAAGAGCAGGCCCACGCTAAAAAGATGGCTGCTATTAACGCTCGTGGTGCAGTCCAGCAAATCAATCAGGCCGATCAACTGGCGAAACAGAATGAGCGCCTTGCCCGTATTAGCGCGAAGGTCAGAGCGGCGGCACGGTCAAGATCGATGCCCTATAACCCCAGCATGGGCGGCACAGCTCCCGAACCAGGATTATTAGCAGCGCAAACAGCAGCAATGAATCGCGGTCATGCTTCTATCACTAACGATATTATCCAGACGAAAAAGGCGATCGCCCTGGAAGAGAAGCGCCAGCGTGAGAAAGAAGCCAGCCTCAAGCGCCAGAGCACTGCATACGATACTCTGCGCCGGGCTAGCTTGACGATCAGCCATATCGAAGGTGCCAGCCTGGCTGACAAAATGAAAGCGGTGCAGGCAATCAAAGAAGCTACAAAAGGCTACGCCGAGCAGCGTTATACCATTGCAGAGATGAGACACGAGCTAGCGAAAACGACTCTGGAAACCAGACGCCAGGCACGATTAAACCGCCAGATTGTTAAGGATAAAGCGAAAGCTGAGCGTGCTGGTCGCATTAATGCCGAACGTTTGACCCGTGAGCGCAAAGAGCGCGGTTATGGTGGACTGACGACGGCAGGCGTTATTGCAGGTGGTTCCCTGATTGGCTCAATGGGTGTTGCTCGTGTTGGTCAGACCCTACAAGGGAGCCTCGAACGTTCACGCGATGTGAAAAAGCTGCAACAGTATGGAATCTCACAATTGGAGTTTACCGCACTTCAGGATCTGGCTATGAGCCGTGTCGGTTACTCACTGAGTGCTGACAAACTCGCTGACCTCAACAAGGACACGACTGAAAAGGCCGGGGAATTGCTGAATACCGGCTCTTTCAAACGTAACAAGAAAACAGGACAGGTGAACTTCAGCGGCGGAGGTGAGTTCGCAGATATCATCAATAATGTGCTTGCTTCCACCAATGGCAACCAAAAGGTAGCCCAGAAAGTGATTGGGGAACTGCAAAAATTGTCTTTTCCAACTTTCATTACATACTTGAAGCAGTTGCAGAAAACTTTTAAATGGACGGATAACCAGACCCGGCACCTGGCTGAAGCCGTAAACGATGGTTCGGTCTTCCTTGAGGTTTTCAACGATGAAGGCCAGGGCTTGATAAATCGTATGCAGAAACTTTCTGCTGAAGGTTGGACATTATCAGAAGCTCAGCAAGCCAACCTCGATAAGTTGGCAGCATTAGGAGCTGAGTACAACCGAGTGCAAACCAGCCTTGCGGATCACTTCTCTGCATCATTTGTTCAGGGTCTTGGAGAATACGCCACCAATACGGATACACTCCGTCAGTCAATGACAGGATTAATCCCGATAGCTGACAACCTGGGCCAATCGCTAGGTGAACTCACGACTAACGTTATCGCGTGGGCCTCGCAAATTGGTGGAGAACTCCAGAAAGGTGCGACATTACCGAGCGCTATCTATAACACCACTGTTGATGAAGGCAGCAATGCCGCAGCGCAGTGGATTAAAGATAAGACAGGTTTTGATCCTCGTGTCATCGGTCAGACGCTTAAACAAATTTACCCGTGGCTGGATAGTTCTGCACAGAACAACATCGGCAGTGGACAGGCCTGGACAAATCCGGGGTTAACCCGTGGGGTTGCAGGATTCAGTCAACCACAACTCACCTTTACTCCGCCTGAGCCATTCGGTTCTACGGGATGGAGGCCAGACAGCTCCAGGTTTAATCTGACTGGTGAGGCGACGGTTAAAGTCGAGGTTGAGCAGACTCTGAATGCTGGCGTTTTAGATAATCTCATTGATACAAAGATCAACGATAATAACGTCAGACAGCAGAATATGATACTGGGTATAGCCGATTAATCATCATGGCGGCGAATCTGTCGCCATTATATCAATTTCGTCACTAAGTCAATAAATCACCGTTAAATTTGCCAAGTGTTTGTTGCAAAAGAAATAGTTTAGTGATAAAATTATATACAAGGTGATATTAATGCCATAATGTCATTTTTCCTTGATACTAAAGCGGTTTTGTCAGAACCGCTTTTATTATGCTCCTGTTGTTGTCCAGTTTAAGAGGTTGGAACAGCGGCGACGGTGGCATAATAAAAGATTCGCCTCTAGCACCCGTGGACGGGTTTAAAACAAAGTTTTTAATCGCGCTGCGATGTCATAGGGCGTACTACATCCGGGGTTAACCCTCGGATTAGCCAAAAGTCCTGGCTCTCCTTCCAGGCCATCTCGCTATGATGTTAACTGGCATCGAGCGCGCGGCGAAGATTTCAGAGGTCTCCCGCCGCTGCCGCTCCCTCCTTCCTAATCTCTCCATCAGAAAAATAATAAACGCTGTTTATTTCTCTACCACCGGGGCAGGCGCTCCTGCTTCCGGGTGTTTTTTCTTCGTGGAACACGAATAAAAGAATGCCGTCCAATGGGCGGTATTTTTTCAACTCAACCCGGCGAAA includes these proteins:
- a CDS encoding chemotaxis protein, which gives rise to MSNGNIIVTKTVNQVEWLVDESSYKRALKRIKSLKSAHEKPAKALEAAQKRASQSEGKAALAAAKAQTAKLRQAKQISAEQQKQAQLSAKVAQQEQAHAKKMAAINARGAVQQINQADQLAKQNERLARISAKVRAAARSRSMPYNPSMGGTAPEPGLLAAQTAAMNRGHASITNDIIQTKKAIALEEKRQREKEASLKRQSTAYDTLRRASLTISHIEGASLADKMKAVQAIKEATKGYAEQRYTIAEMRHELAKTTLETRRQARLNRQIVKDKAKAERAGRINAERLTRERKERGYGGLTTAGVIAGGSLIGSMGVARVGQTLQGSLERSRDVKKLQQYGISQLEFTALQDLAMSRVGYSLSADKLADLNKDTTEKAGELLNTGSFKRNKKTGQVNFSGGGEFADIINNVLASTNGNQKVAQKVIGELQKLSFPTFITYLKQLQKTFKWTDNQTRHLAEAVNDGSVFLEVFNDEGQGLINRMQKLSAEGWTLSEAQQANLDKLAALGAEYNRVQTSLADHFSASFVQGLGEYATNTDTLRQSMTGLIPIADNLGQSLGELTTNVIAWASQIGGELQKGATLPSAIYNTTVDEGSNAAAQWIKDKTGFDPRVIGQTLKQIYPWLDSSAQNNIGSGQAWTNPGLTRGVAGFSQPQLTFTPPEPFGSTGWRPDSSRFNLTGEATVKVEVEQTLNAGVLDNLIDTKINDNNVRQQNMILGIAD